The Paenibacillus macerans genome includes a window with the following:
- a CDS encoding response regulator, translating to MSSKIRVMIVDDHDMVRMGLKTYLMLDPGFEVVAEAGDGEAAVELLEQGIPGGLPDIILMDLMMPVMNGAEATKAVLSRYPQIKIVILTSFLEDELVVQAVEAGAVSYVLKTVSAEELIYALQGAYRGMPVMTGDVAQALTRGLRQRTVQGDDSGLTEREKEVLLLIAEGKTNKDIAEELHISIKTVKTHVSNLLMKCELDDRTQLAIYAHRQGWASRQ from the coding sequence ATGAGCAGCAAAATCAGGGTTATGATCGTCGATGATCATGATATGGTGCGAATGGGACTGAAAACCTATTTGATGCTGGACCCGGGCTTTGAGGTGGTGGCCGAAGCCGGGGACGGCGAAGCGGCCGTCGAACTGCTGGAGCAAGGCATTCCCGGCGGCTTGCCGGACATCATTTTGATGGATTTAATGATGCCGGTCATGAACGGCGCGGAGGCGACCAAAGCGGTGCTCAGCCGCTACCCGCAGATCAAGATCGTCATCCTGACCAGCTTTTTGGAGGATGAGCTTGTCGTTCAGGCGGTCGAAGCCGGGGCGGTCAGCTATGTTTTAAAAACGGTCTCGGCCGAAGAACTCATCTATGCGTTGCAAGGAGCTTACCGCGGGATGCCGGTCATGACCGGAGACGTGGCCCAGGCGCTGACGCGCGGGCTGCGCCAGCGTACCGTGCAGGGGGACGATTCCGGGCTCACCGAGCGCGAGAAGGAAGTGCTGCTGCTCATTGCCGAAGGCAAAACCAACAAGGATATCGCCGAAGAGCTGCATATCAGCATCAAAACCGTCAAAACGCACGTCAGCAACCTGCTGATGAAATGCGAGCTGGACGATCGCACACAGCTAGCCATTTATGCCCACCGGCAGGGCTGGGCGTCCCGTCAGTAA
- the thrS gene encoding threonine--tRNA ligase: MGAVSISLPDGSVREYAEGSSLEDVAASISSGLRKNALAGKLNGVAVDLSAKLIDGAKVEIITGDSKEGLEIMRHSTAHLMAQAVKRLFGSKEVKLGVGPVIEDGFYYDMDLEHPLNPEDLQKIEKEMERIIGENLPISRREVSREEALAIYTELGDPYKLELIRDLPEDSVISIYDQGEFFDLCRGPHVPSTGKIKVFKLLSVAGAYWRGNSDNKMLQRIYGTAFMKKAELDEHLHMLEEAKKRDHRKLGKELNIFTFNNLVGQGLPIWLPKGATVRRTLERYIVDIEERLGYQHVYTPVLGNVDLYKTSGHWEHYQDDIFPKMAIDTEEFILRPMNCPHHMMVYKSDLRSYRDLPIRIAELGMQHRYEMSGALTGLHRVRSMTLNDAHIFCRFDQIKDEFKRVLDLIAQVYNDFGIKEYRFRLSYRDPQDTEKYYQNDEMWNKAQRILREVVEEAGLPFFEAEGEAAFYGPKLDVQIKTALGKEETLSTVQIDFLLPERFELEYVGEDGAKHRPVVLHRGILGTMERFTAFLLENFAGNLPLWLAPVQAKVIPVSGNFDAYARQVEDKLRAAGIRAESDLRNEKLGYKIRESQLEKLPYMFIVGENEQSGGTVSVRKRGEGDLGAKALDEVIVELQNEIRNHTI; this comes from the coding sequence ATGGGAGCAGTATCCATTTCTTTGCCGGACGGGTCGGTCCGGGAGTACGCGGAAGGAAGCAGTTTGGAGGATGTGGCCGCTTCGATCAGCAGCGGGCTGCGCAAAAACGCGCTGGCCGGGAAATTAAACGGCGTGGCGGTCGATTTGAGCGCCAAGCTGATTGACGGGGCCAAGGTGGAAATCATTACGGGGGACTCCAAAGAAGGCCTGGAGATTATGCGCCACAGCACCGCGCATTTGATGGCGCAAGCGGTGAAGCGGCTGTTCGGCAGCAAGGAGGTCAAACTTGGGGTCGGTCCGGTCATCGAGGACGGTTTTTATTACGACATGGATCTGGAGCATCCGCTGAATCCGGAGGATCTGCAGAAAATCGAAAAAGAGATGGAGCGCATCATCGGCGAAAATCTGCCGATTTCCCGGCGCGAAGTCAGCCGCGAAGAAGCGTTGGCGATTTACACCGAATTGGGCGATCCGTACAAGCTGGAGCTTATTCGCGATTTGCCGGAAGACAGCGTCATCTCGATTTATGATCAAGGCGAGTTTTTCGACCTGTGCCGGGGGCCGCACGTGCCTTCGACGGGCAAAATCAAAGTGTTCAAGCTGCTGAGCGTCGCGGGGGCTTACTGGCGCGGCAACAGCGACAACAAAATGCTGCAGCGCATTTACGGCACCGCGTTTATGAAAAAGGCGGAACTCGACGAGCATCTGCATATGCTGGAGGAAGCGAAAAAACGGGATCACCGCAAGCTGGGCAAAGAGCTGAATATCTTTACGTTCAACAATCTGGTCGGACAAGGCTTGCCGATCTGGCTGCCGAAGGGGGCGACGGTGCGCCGGACGCTGGAACGGTACATCGTCGATATCGAGGAGCGGCTTGGCTATCAGCACGTGTATACTCCGGTGCTCGGCAACGTCGACCTGTACAAAACCTCGGGGCACTGGGAGCATTACCAGGACGATATTTTCCCGAAAATGGCCATCGACACCGAGGAATTTATTCTTCGCCCGATGAACTGTCCGCACCATATGATGGTCTATAAAAGCGATCTGCGGAGCTACCGGGATTTGCCGATCCGCATCGCCGAGCTCGGCATGCAGCATCGGTATGAAATGTCCGGAGCGCTTACCGGACTGCACCGGGTCCGTTCGATGACGCTCAACGACGCCCATATTTTCTGCCGTTTTGACCAAATCAAAGATGAATTCAAGCGCGTGCTGGATTTGATCGCCCAAGTCTATAACGATTTCGGCATCAAGGAATACCGGTTCCGTTTGTCCTACCGCGATCCGCAGGATACGGAGAAATATTACCAAAACGATGAAATGTGGAACAAAGCGCAGCGGATTCTTCGCGAGGTCGTAGAGGAAGCGGGACTTCCGTTCTTCGAAGCCGAAGGCGAAGCGGCCTTCTACGGTCCGAAGCTGGACGTGCAGATCAAGACCGCGCTCGGCAAGGAAGAGACACTGTCGACGGTGCAAATCGACTTCCTGCTCCCGGAACGGTTTGAGCTGGAATATGTCGGCGAAGACGGGGCCAAACACCGTCCAGTCGTATTGCATCGCGGCATTCTCGGAACGATGGAACGGTTTACCGCCTTCCTGCTTGAGAACTTTGCCGGCAATCTGCCGCTTTGGCTGGCGCCGGTGCAAGCGAAGGTCATCCCGGTATCCGGAAACTTCGACGCGTATGCCCGCCAAGTCGAAGACAAGCTGCGGGCCGCCGGCATTCGGGCGGAAAGCGACCTGCGCAACGAGAAGCTCGGGTACAAAATCCGCGAGTCCCAGCTCGAGAAGCTGCCGTACATGTTTATCGTCGGCGAAAACGAGCAAAGCGGCGGCACCGTATCGGTGCGTAAACGCGGCGAAGGCGACCTGGGTGCTAAAGCGCTCGATGAAGTAATCGTCGAACTGCAGAACGAAATCCGCAACCATACAATTTAA
- a CDS encoding putative sporulation protein YtxC, with product MDFFTIRVKAAEAEAQNRFAGYLHDAVSSLHSPRAVLTLSEVSGGTMEAVVNLPGAAGENKPERLIDLLSLGLAKYVVHVKEDELLGRILNREYEWTSREEMEIVKNICRELLEQPRDGVKTCPAERRVQMVCAALREYLHSEKHLHLDGFAAFRLKEYEASLREAADFAVDEYLLDKQYEEFISLLQYFVYFQEPLTPLVHLMHKQGHEFAILNEQFSPIQLPSSGGVVARIADQEMEMEDVIVSTLISLSPDRILIHTQDPGAQVIETLAKIFGERVEICLLCPQCKLFHREVRRLDQGT from the coding sequence ATGGATTTTTTTACGATACGGGTCAAAGCCGCTGAGGCCGAAGCGCAAAACCGGTTCGCCGGTTACTTGCATGATGCCGTAAGCAGTCTGCACTCTCCGCGGGCCGTGCTCACGCTGAGCGAGGTTTCGGGCGGAACGATGGAGGCTGTGGTCAACCTGCCGGGGGCGGCGGGAGAAAACAAACCGGAACGACTGATCGACCTTTTATCGCTGGGATTAGCCAAGTATGTCGTGCATGTGAAAGAGGATGAGCTGCTCGGACGGATTTTGAACCGGGAATATGAGTGGACTTCGCGCGAGGAAATGGAAATCGTGAAGAACATCTGCCGCGAGCTTTTGGAGCAGCCCAGAGACGGAGTCAAGACCTGTCCGGCGGAAAGGCGGGTTCAGATGGTTTGCGCTGCGCTGCGGGAATATCTGCACAGCGAAAAGCATCTGCATCTTGACGGTTTTGCCGCCTTCCGGCTGAAGGAGTACGAGGCCAGTCTGCGGGAAGCCGCCGATTTCGCGGTGGACGAGTATTTGCTGGATAAGCAGTATGAGGAGTTTATTAGTTTGCTGCAGTATTTTGTTTATTTTCAGGAACCGCTGACGCCGCTCGTCCATTTGATGCATAAGCAAGGACATGAATTCGCGATTTTAAACGAGCAATTTTCACCGATCCAACTTCCGTCCTCGGGCGGAGTGGTGGCCCGAATCGCCGATCAGGAAATGGAAATGGAGGACGTTATCGTCAGCACGCTGATTTCGCTTTCCCCGGACCGCATTTTGATCCATACACAGGACCCGGGGGCGCAGGTCATTGAAACCTTGGCGAAAATTTTTGGCGAGCGCGTGGAAATTTGCCTTCTCTGTCCGCAGTGCAAGCTGTTTCACCGTGAGGTCCGCCGCCTGGATCAAGGCACATAA
- the mqnC gene encoding cyclic dehypoxanthinyl futalosine synthase, whose protein sequence is MAAIDDILNKALQGGRLDLEDTVRLFESAEVEKMGHTANILMERKHPEPVTTFVIGRNINYTNICDVYCRFCAFYRRPGSEEGYVLPDEVIFQKIQETIDVGGTEILMQGGTNPNLPFSYYTDLLKAIKQRFPDITMHSFSPAEIMKMKEVSNGLSLEQVIREIHAAGLDSLPGGGAEILDDRTRRKISRLKGSWRDWMDVMQTAHKIGMNTTATMVIGFGESMEERALHLLRVREAQDECIQNGYPSEGFLAFIPWTFQPDNTNLKAERQTPESYLKTVAISRIVLDNIKNLQSSWVTMGPEVGKLSLQYGCNDFGSTMIEENVVSSAGATYKVNIGTTLQIIREAGKTPAQRNTKYEILRVFDEEATVERDFIMQN, encoded by the coding sequence ATGGCTGCGATCGACGATATATTAAACAAGGCGCTGCAGGGCGGACGCCTGGATTTGGAGGACACGGTCCGTCTGTTCGAATCCGCTGAAGTGGAAAAAATGGGGCACACGGCCAACATTCTGATGGAGCGGAAGCATCCCGAACCGGTGACGACATTCGTCATCGGGCGGAACATCAATTACACGAATATTTGCGACGTGTACTGCCGTTTTTGCGCGTTTTACCGCCGTCCGGGCTCGGAGGAAGGGTATGTCCTGCCGGATGAGGTGATCTTTCAAAAAATCCAGGAAACGATCGACGTGGGCGGTACGGAAATCTTGATGCAGGGCGGAACGAACCCGAATCTGCCGTTCAGCTATTATACGGACCTGCTGAAAGCGATCAAGCAGCGGTTCCCGGATATCACAATGCACTCCTTCTCCCCGGCGGAGATCATGAAAATGAAAGAAGTGTCGAACGGACTGTCGCTTGAACAGGTGATCCGCGAAATTCATGCCGCGGGCCTCGATTCGCTGCCCGGCGGCGGCGCGGAAATTTTGGACGACCGCACCCGCCGCAAAATCAGCCGGCTGAAAGGCTCCTGGAGAGACTGGATGGACGTGATGCAGACGGCGCATAAAATCGGCATGAACACGACCGCGACGATGGTGATCGGGTTCGGCGAATCGATGGAGGAGCGGGCGCTGCACCTGCTGCGCGTACGCGAGGCGCAGGACGAGTGCATTCAAAACGGCTACCCGTCGGAAGGTTTCCTGGCCTTCATTCCATGGACGTTCCAACCGGACAACACGAACTTGAAAGCCGAAAGACAGACGCCGGAATCGTACCTGAAAACGGTGGCGATCAGCCGGATCGTGCTCGACAACATCAAAAATCTGCAGTCTTCCTGGGTGACGATGGGCCCCGAAGTCGGGAAGCTGTCGCTGCAATACGGCTGCAACGATTTCGGCAGCACGATGATCGAGGAGAATGTCGTCTCGTCCGCAGGCGCAACTTACAAAGTCAACATCGGAACGACGTTGCAAATCATCCGCGAGGCCGGAAAAACTCCTGCGCAGCGCAATACGAAATACGAAATATTGCGGGTGTTTGACGAAGAAGCCACGGTCGAACGCGATTTTATTATGCAAAATTAA
- a CDS encoding 3D domain-containing protein, which produces MRQIYIWKHIGKCLMLGVLLTVTLAADVPPHGIAGANQAVYQYRSHAPWLEAGFSRTPAGWQNRAVHYRHKLMLNVQKTETKPEPKKKTVKTVRVLATGYTAGYESTGKKPNHPQYGITYSGVKVRRDKDTVSTIAADLKVFPIGTILYIPGYGYGVVADKGSAIKGKKIDLYFDTTKQVYKEWGKKEVEVQIVRKGNGKLTEAMLKELGKAMEVSKEIPEDLWNKAI; this is translated from the coding sequence ATGCGCCAAATTTATATCTGGAAACATATCGGCAAGTGCTTGATGCTAGGAGTGCTGCTGACCGTTACGCTTGCCGCGGATGTTCCGCCGCACGGGATTGCCGGGGCGAATCAGGCGGTATATCAATACCGGAGTCATGCGCCGTGGCTGGAAGCCGGATTTTCCCGGACACCCGCCGGTTGGCAAAACCGGGCCGTTCATTACCGGCACAAGTTGATGTTAAACGTGCAAAAAACCGAGACGAAGCCCGAACCGAAAAAAAAGACCGTCAAGACGGTCAGGGTTCTGGCTACCGGATATACCGCGGGCTATGAATCCACGGGTAAAAAGCCCAACCATCCGCAGTACGGCATAACGTATTCGGGAGTCAAGGTACGGCGGGACAAGGATACGGTATCGACCATTGCGGCCGACCTGAAGGTGTTCCCGATCGGCACCATTTTATATATTCCGGGCTACGGATACGGGGTCGTCGCGGATAAAGGCTCCGCCATCAAAGGAAAAAAAATCGATTTGTATTTCGATACAACGAAGCAAGTATATAAAGAATGGGGCAAGAAGGAAGTCGAAGTGCAGATCGTCCGGAAAGGCAACGGGAAACTGACGGAAGCGATGCTGAAAGAGCTTGGCAAAGCGATGGAAGTGAGCAAGGAAATCCCGGAAGATTTGTGGAACAAGGCCATTTAA
- the liaF gene encoding cell wall-active antibiotics response protein LiaF: MRHNWFGRLIGGLLLIGIGALFLLNQMGITDVSIGYLFSTFWPVFLIFAGLTSLASGNRHGGGLAGSLILLLIGGYFLGSNLGYISLDPGDFFKYFFPLALIIGGICLIFRPRHSHRRREGFPPHPHRRRHEQFPPPPPSPLNPPPPPAFHPEMESPLDSIFGSLEKEEAKKEATQEKERPKQERPKYEHYYGMDSDKGEVVNKSGFIGDVHLGQDYFQLRPTNISHFIGDTVIDLTKAQIPYGETKINVSSFIGDVKIFIPEDMDIGIMATSSAFIGDLKVLKQKQGGFMSSVSAESPYYREASKKIKLVVSVFIGDVKVNMVG; the protein is encoded by the coding sequence ATGAGACACAATTGGTTCGGCAGGCTGATCGGCGGGTTGCTGCTCATTGGTATCGGGGCCTTGTTTTTGCTCAACCAAATGGGAATAACCGACGTTAGCATCGGCTATCTGTTCTCTACGTTTTGGCCGGTGTTTCTGATTTTTGCCGGATTGACGAGCCTGGCCTCGGGCAACCGGCACGGCGGCGGACTGGCGGGCAGCCTGATTTTACTGCTGATCGGCGGTTATTTTCTTGGCAGTAATTTGGGATATATATCGCTCGATCCGGGGGACTTCTTTAAGTATTTCTTCCCGCTTGCGCTGATTATCGGCGGGATTTGCCTCATTTTCAGACCGCGGCATTCACACCGCCGTCGCGAGGGATTTCCGCCGCATCCGCACCGCCGCCGCCATGAGCAATTTCCGCCTCCGCCGCCGTCGCCGCTGAATCCGCCCCCGCCCCCGGCATTTCATCCGGAAATGGAGTCGCCGCTGGATTCGATTTTCGGTTCGCTGGAGAAGGAAGAGGCCAAGAAGGAAGCAACGCAGGAGAAGGAACGTCCCAAACAGGAACGTCCGAAATACGAGCATTACTATGGCATGGACAGCGACAAGGGTGAAGTGGTCAATAAATCGGGATTTATCGGAGACGTACATTTGGGGCAGGATTATTTTCAGCTGCGGCCAACGAACATCTCGCATTTTATCGGGGATACGGTTATCGATTTGACGAAGGCGCAAATTCCGTACGGGGAGACGAAAATCAACGTTTCGTCTTTTATCGGCGACGTCAAGATATTCATTCCGGAGGATATGGATATCGGCATCATGGCCACTTCCAGCGCCTTTATCGGCGATTTGAAGGTGCTGAAGCAGAAGCAGGGCGGATTTATGAGCAGCGTTTCCGCCGAATCCCCGTATTACCGGGAAGCGAGCAAAAAAATCAAGCTGGTCGTCAGCGTGTTTATCGGCGACGTTAAAGTGAATATGGTGGGTTAG
- a CDS encoding sensor histidine kinase, with translation MIVQRILKNTKWELLCYFLLTGGLTAAALYIGSKTGVIHVGDPHVWIYDIAGIVVFTLIIGYIAGRRIQGKIDLLHLNMLQVAKGNLSIRMPETADQTFAGVYQEFNEMVDSMETKMQLLQQLGEQEVMEKEQAAEKAVLEERRRMARDLHDTVSQQLFAIHMAASSLPKVLESNAPAAHTVLEQLIQMSNTAQKQMRALIAQLRPMELVGKSLAEALDQWFPDYCRQNGLKGIKDLDLQGELSEAKEHQLFLIIQEAMANIVKHAGAHLVSLSLREGPRQVVLGISDDGQGFSGTSQKQGSYGLTTMKERAEKLGGHVEVISKPGAGTTIRVHIPKFEEGKGGSRE, from the coding sequence ATGATCGTACAGCGTATTTTAAAAAATACGAAATGGGAGCTGCTGTGTTATTTTCTGCTTACGGGAGGATTGACGGCGGCTGCTCTTTACATCGGCTCCAAGACCGGAGTGATTCATGTGGGCGACCCCCACGTGTGGATTTACGACATTGCCGGCATTGTGGTGTTTACGCTGATCATCGGCTATATCGCCGGACGGCGGATTCAGGGCAAAATCGATCTGCTTCATTTAAACATGCTGCAGGTGGCCAAAGGGAATTTGTCGATTCGGATGCCCGAAACGGCGGATCAGACGTTTGCCGGTGTTTATCAGGAATTCAACGAAATGGTCGATTCCATGGAAACGAAAATGCAACTGCTGCAGCAGCTTGGGGAGCAGGAAGTCATGGAAAAGGAGCAGGCGGCCGAAAAAGCGGTGTTGGAAGAAAGAAGGCGCATGGCCCGAGACTTGCACGATACGGTGAGCCAGCAGCTGTTCGCGATTCACATGGCCGCTTCCTCGCTGCCCAAAGTGCTGGAAAGCAATGCCCCTGCGGCCCATACGGTGCTGGAACAGCTCATCCAGATGTCGAATACGGCGCAAAAGCAAATGCGGGCGCTGATTGCCCAGCTTCGGCCGATGGAACTGGTCGGCAAATCGCTGGCGGAGGCGCTGGATCAGTGGTTTCCGGATTACTGCAGGCAAAACGGTTTGAAAGGAATCAAAGACCTGGATCTTCAGGGGGAGCTGTCGGAAGCGAAAGAGCATCAGCTGTTTCTGATCATTCAGGAAGCCATGGCCAACATTGTCAAACATGCCGGGGCCCATTTGGTCAGCCTGTCGCTTCGCGAAGGGCCGCGCCAGGTGGTGCTCGGCATTAGCGATGACGGACAGGGCTTCAGCGGCACCTCGCAGAAGCAGGGCTCTTACGGGCTAACGACGATGAAGGAGCGCGCCGAGAAGCTTGGCGGTCATGTTGAGGTGATCAGCAAGCCGGGAGCGGGCACGACCATTCGGGTGCATATCCCGAAATTTGAGGAAGGTAAGGGAGGAAGCCGCGAATGA
- a CDS encoding trans-sulfuration enzyme family protein, translating into MSKQEHNEAAAQPGNLEKKFDTKLIHFGSEVDSATGASSVPIYQASTFHHHDIFNPPQHDYSRSGNPTRQALEDYIALLEGGVQGFAFSSGMAAISTTFMLLSAGDHIIVTEDVYGGTYRLLSNILSRMNIETTFVDMTRPDEVKAALKSNTKAVYMETPSNPTLKITDIAEISAWAREHDLISIVDNTFMTPYYQRPIELGTDIVLHSATKFLGGHSDVLAGLAVARTEELAKRLKFLQNGMGTVLGASDSWLLMRGMKTLGARMAHSEISARKLADWLSKRGDIDAVFYPGLPDHPGREIQEKQSAGYGAVVSFDVGSGERAKRLLSEVKLPIVAVSLGAVESILSYPAMMSHASMPQEVRSERGITDGLLRYSVGLEDIGDLIADLDRALQRS; encoded by the coding sequence ATGAGTAAACAGGAGCATAACGAAGCGGCGGCTCAACCCGGGAATTTGGAAAAAAAATTCGACACGAAGCTGATTCATTTCGGCAGCGAGGTCGACAGCGCTACGGGCGCATCCAGCGTGCCGATTTATCAGGCTTCGACGTTTCATCATCACGATATTTTTAATCCTCCGCAGCATGATTACAGCCGCTCTGGCAACCCGACGCGGCAGGCGCTGGAGGATTATATCGCGCTGCTGGAGGGCGGCGTGCAAGGCTTCGCCTTCTCCAGCGGAATGGCGGCGATCTCCACGACGTTTATGCTGCTGTCCGCCGGCGATCATATCATTGTGACGGAGGATGTGTACGGCGGTACATACCGGCTGCTGTCGAACATTTTAAGCCGGATGAACATCGAAACGACCTTCGTCGACATGACCCGGCCGGACGAGGTGAAAGCGGCCCTGAAGTCCAACACCAAAGCGGTATATATGGAAACGCCGTCGAATCCGACGCTGAAAATCACCGATATCGCCGAAATTTCCGCCTGGGCCCGCGAGCATGATTTGATCAGCATCGTCGACAACACGTTCATGACCCCGTATTACCAGCGGCCGATTGAACTGGGAACCGATATCGTGCTGCACAGCGCGACCAAGTTCCTGGGCGGCCACAGCGACGTGCTGGCCGGTTTGGCGGTGGCCCGCACCGAGGAATTGGCGAAGCGGCTTAAATTCCTGCAAAACGGCATGGGCACCGTGCTTGGCGCGTCGGATTCCTGGCTGCTCATGCGGGGCATGAAGACGCTTGGCGCCCGCATGGCCCACAGCGAAATCAGCGCCCGGAAGCTGGCCGATTGGCTGAGCAAGCGCGGCGACATCGACGCCGTCTTTTATCCCGGCCTGCCGGATCACCCAGGCCGGGAGATCCAGGAGAAGCAGTCGGCCGGTTACGGCGCGGTCGTCTCGTTTGACGTCGGCTCCGGCGAGCGGGCGAAACGGCTGCTGAGCGAAGTGAAGCTGCCGATCGTCGCCGTCAGCCTCGGCGCCGTCGAGAGTATCCTGTCGTATCCGGCGATGATGTCCCACGCCTCGATGCCGCAGGAAGTACGCAGCGAGCGCGGGATTACCGACGGCCTGCTGCGGTATTCCGTCGGTCTTGAAGATATCGGCGACCTGATCGCCGACTTGGACCGCGCCCTTCAGCGAAGCTGA
- the metA gene encoding homoserine O-acetyltransferase MetA → MPIKVPDHLPAKEVLTHENIFVMDESRAYHQDIRPLRIAILNLMPTKETTETQILRLLGNTPLQVEIVLLHPSSHTSKNTSAEHLEMFYKTFDEIKYRRFDGMIVTGAPVEQLEFEDVNYWEELKEIFEWSKTYVTSTMHICWASQAGLYYHYGVRKIPLPKKCFGVFSHTVNDPRVKLLRGFDEMFLVPHSRHTDVERADIERVPELQILAESEEAGIYLVASRDGKQIFVTGHSEYDPDSLKWEYERDIAKGMEVDPPVNYFPKDDPSRQPVSSWRAHANLLFSNWLNYYVYQETPYDIDQAAEIMYEI, encoded by the coding sequence ATGCCGATTAAAGTACCGGACCATCTGCCGGCCAAAGAAGTGCTGACCCACGAAAATATTTTCGTGATGGACGAAAGCCGGGCCTATCATCAGGACATCCGTCCATTAAGGATCGCGATCCTGAACCTGATGCCGACCAAAGAAACGACCGAAACGCAAATTTTGCGTCTGCTCGGCAACACGCCGCTGCAGGTTGAAATCGTCCTGCTCCACCCGAGCTCCCATACCTCCAAAAATACTTCGGCCGAGCATTTGGAGATGTTTTACAAGACGTTCGACGAAATCAAATACCGCCGGTTCGACGGCATGATCGTTACGGGCGCTCCGGTGGAGCAGCTGGAATTTGAAGATGTAAATTACTGGGAAGAGCTCAAAGAAATTTTCGAGTGGAGCAAAACCTACGTCACTTCCACCATGCATATTTGTTGGGCTTCCCAGGCCGGTCTTTACTATCATTACGGCGTGCGGAAAATCCCGCTGCCGAAAAAATGCTTCGGCGTGTTCTCCCATACGGTCAACGATCCGCGCGTCAAACTGCTGCGCGGCTTCGACGAAATGTTCCTGGTGCCGCATTCCCGTCATACGGATGTGGAACGCGCCGACATCGAGCGGGTGCCCGAGCTGCAGATTTTGGCCGAATCCGAAGAAGCCGGAATTTACCTGGTGGCCAGCCGGGACGGCAAACAGATTTTCGTGACCGGACATTCGGAATACGATCCCGATTCGCTCAAGTGGGAGTATGAACGAGACATAGCCAAAGGAATGGAAGTCGATCCGCCGGTCAACTATTTCCCGAAAGACGATCCGTCCCGTCAGCCGGTTTCGTCCTGGCGCGCCCATGCAAACTTATTATTTTCCAATTGGCTGAACTACTATGTGTATCAAGAAACGCCGTATGATATCGATCAAGCGGCGGAAATTATGTATGAGATCTGA
- a CDS encoding aminotransferase class V-fold PLP-dependent enzyme: MGENNKQEWRIESVLAQIGSVEEPVTGAVNYPIYQATAFRHPRLGQSTGFDYARTKSPTRKVLEDAAAVLEAGDAGFACSSGMAALQTIFTLFAQGDHLIVSLDLYGGTYRLLERIMSKYGVTASYVDTNDLDALESVRKPNTKAVFIETPTNPLMMVTDIEAVGKWAHTHGLLTIVDNTLLTPYFQRPLELGADIVVHSATKYLGGHNDVLAGLIVTKGKELSEEVGFLHNSIGAVLSPSDSYQLMRGMKTLALRMERHESNALAIAKYLQGHPQVAEVFYPGLEDHPGYEIQNKQSRGNTGIFSFKVTDARYVEPVLRNLRLIAFAESLGGVESLMTYPAVQTHADIPAEIREAVGVDDRLLRFSVGIEHEDDLIADLGQALEAARIEVEGGQKHE; encoded by the coding sequence ATGGGAGAGAACAACAAGCAAGAGTGGCGCATCGAAAGCGTCCTGGCGCAAATCGGTTCCGTGGAGGAACCGGTGACCGGGGCGGTGAATTACCCGATTTATCAGGCGACGGCGTTCCGGCATCCGCGGCTCGGTCAAAGCACAGGCTTCGATTACGCCCGGACCAAAAGCCCGACCCGCAAAGTGCTGGAAGACGCGGCGGCTGTTTTGGAAGCCGGGGATGCGGGGTTTGCCTGTAGCTCCGGCATGGCGGCGCTGCAAACGATATTCACCCTGTTTGCCCAGGGCGATCATCTGATCGTATCGCTCGACCTGTACGGCGGGACCTACCGTCTGTTGGAACGGATCATGTCCAAATACGGCGTGACGGCTTCGTATGTGGACACGAACGATCTGGACGCGCTGGAAAGCGTGCGCAAGCCGAACACCAAAGCGGTGTTTATCGAAACGCCAACCAACCCGCTGATGATGGTGACCGACATCGAGGCCGTCGGCAAATGGGCTCATACGCACGGCCTGCTGACGATCGTGGACAATACGCTGCTTACGCCGTATTTTCAGCGGCCGTTGGAGCTTGGAGCGGACATCGTGGTGCACAGCGCGACCAAATATTTGGGCGGGCACAACGATGTGCTGGCCGGGTTGATCGTCACCAAAGGCAAAGAGCTGTCCGAGGAAGTAGGGTTTCTGCACAATTCCATCGGCGCGGTGCTGAGTCCGTCCGACTCCTATCAGTTGATGCGCGGCATGAAGACGCTGGCGCTGCGCATGGAGCGCCATGAAAGCAATGCGCTGGCGATCGCCAAATACCTGCAGGGCCATCCGCAGGTGGCCGAAGTGTTTTACCCGGGGCTGGAGGATCATCCGGGATACGAGATCCAGAACAAACAATCCCGCGGAAACACGGGGATTTTCTCCTTCAAAGTAACGGACGCCCGCTACGTGGAGCCGGTGCTTCGCAACCTGCGGCTGATCGCGTTTGCGGAAAGCCTCGGCGGCGTCGAATCGCTGATGACCTATCCCGCCGTGCAGACCCATGCCGATATTCCCGCCGAAATCCGCGAAGCGGTGGGCGTTGACGACCGTCTGCTGCGCTTTTCGGTAGGCATTGAACATGAGGACGATTTGATCGCCGATTTGGGACAGGCTTTGGAGGCGGCGCGGATCGAAGTCGAAGGGGGACAAAAACATGAGTAA